In Streptomyces sp. NBC_00483, a single window of DNA contains:
- a CDS encoding Vgb family protein: MTARGVEEYAVSGRDSGPYAITTGPDGALWFTMVHSGRIGRLVPGQEPTSHRLAPDSGPTVICNGPDGALWFTEYRAHRIGRITTAGGVTEFALPTAECGPFGIAAGPDGALWFTETAADRIGRIATDGTVTEYPLPLTGAFPSAIAAAGDAMWFTMNQANAIGRIGMGGDITVHELPTEAAAPVGIAVGPDESVWFTEIAAGQIGRRAPDGRITEYPLPDRSSRPHAVTTDADGTAWFTEWGGNRVGSITCEGSVTVHGLPTPASEPHGITVGPDGALWTALETGALARVLPGTPACPPPPHTET, translated from the coding sequence GTGACCGCCCGGGGCGTCGAGGAGTACGCGGTGTCCGGTCGCGACAGCGGTCCGTACGCGATCACCACGGGACCGGACGGCGCGCTGTGGTTCACCATGGTGCACAGCGGCAGGATCGGTCGGCTCGTGCCGGGACAGGAGCCGACCAGTCATCGGCTCGCCCCGGACAGCGGTCCGACGGTCATCTGCAACGGGCCGGACGGCGCACTGTGGTTCACCGAGTACCGGGCGCACCGGATCGGCCGGATCACGACGGCGGGCGGGGTGACGGAGTTCGCGCTGCCGACCGCGGAGTGCGGTCCCTTCGGTATCGCCGCGGGGCCGGACGGCGCGCTGTGGTTCACCGAGACCGCCGCCGACCGCATCGGCCGCATCGCCACCGACGGAACGGTCACGGAGTACCCGCTGCCGCTCACCGGCGCGTTCCCCTCCGCGATCGCCGCGGCCGGGGACGCGATGTGGTTCACGATGAACCAGGCCAACGCCATCGGCCGCATCGGCATGGGCGGCGACATCACCGTCCACGAGCTGCCCACCGAGGCGGCCGCACCGGTGGGCATCGCCGTGGGCCCGGACGAAAGCGTCTGGTTCACCGAGATCGCGGCCGGTCAGATCGGCCGACGGGCGCCCGACGGCCGGATCACCGAGTACCCGCTGCCCGACCGCTCGTCCCGGCCGCACGCCGTCACCACCGACGCCGACGGCACGGCGTGGTTCACCGAGTGGGGCGGCAACCGCGTCGGCTCGATCACTTGCGAAGGCTCGGTCACCGTCCACGGGCTGCCCACGCCCGCCTCCGAGCCGCACGGGATCACGGTGGGCCCGGACGGTGCACTGTGGACGGCCCTGGAGACGGGCGCGCTGGCCCGCGTCCTGCCCGGAACCCCGGCGTGCCCGCCACCACCACACACCGAGACCTGA
- a CDS encoding alpha/beta fold hydrolase, which yields MAHVIPIRGSAGRGPETGSTLTFSTVHGYRRAYRIAGEGPAVLLIHGVGASSAHWEDCFAALARRHTVIAPDLLGHGDSAKPRADYSVAAYANGLRDLLGVLGVERVTLVGHSFGGGVAMQFAYQFPERVDRLVLISTGGVGRQVTPVLRAATLPGAGLALGLLKVPGAQLSIAAFVRALQLLDTGLGVDAVDLVNLVDALPDQNSRNAFTRTLRAVVDWRGQVVTMLDRCYLAQGIPTLLVWGDRDSVLPVDHAHTAHLAMPGSRLEIFPGAGHFPHHADPARFVRLLQEFIATTTPGDWSIEQWRELLRTGRPEDIYTRGVERQYREASERSAT from the coding sequence ATGGCGCACGTCATCCCGATCCGCGGCTCGGCCGGCCGTGGGCCGGAGACCGGCAGCACGCTCACCTTCTCCACCGTCCACGGATACCGCCGCGCCTATCGGATCGCCGGTGAGGGCCCGGCCGTTCTGCTCATCCACGGAGTCGGGGCGTCCTCCGCGCACTGGGAGGACTGCTTCGCCGCCCTCGCGCGCCGGCACACCGTCATCGCCCCCGACCTGCTCGGCCACGGCGACTCGGCGAAGCCGCGCGCCGACTACTCGGTCGCCGCGTACGCGAACGGCCTGCGGGATCTCCTCGGCGTGCTCGGCGTCGAACGGGTCACCCTCGTCGGGCACTCCTTCGGTGGTGGGGTCGCGATGCAGTTCGCGTACCAGTTCCCCGAGCGCGTCGACCGGCTCGTACTGATCTCCACCGGCGGGGTCGGGCGCCAGGTGACTCCTGTGCTGCGGGCCGCGACCCTGCCCGGTGCGGGGCTCGCCCTCGGTCTACTGAAGGTGCCGGGCGCCCAGTTGTCGATCGCCGCGTTCGTCCGCGCCCTCCAACTCCTGGACACCGGACTCGGCGTGGACGCCGTCGACCTCGTCAACCTGGTCGACGCCCTGCCCGACCAGAACTCCCGCAACGCCTTCACCCGTACGCTGCGGGCCGTCGTCGACTGGCGCGGCCAGGTGGTCACCATGCTGGACCGCTGCTACCTGGCGCAGGGCATACCCACCCTCCTCGTCTGGGGCGACCGCGACAGCGTGCTGCCCGTGGACCACGCCCACACCGCGCACCTGGCGATGCCCGGCAGCCGCCTCGAGATCTTCCCGGGCGCAGGACACTTCCCGCACCACGCCGACCCCGCACGGTTCGTCCGGCTCCTCCAGGAGTTCATCGCCACCACCACGCCCGGCGACTGGAGCATCGAGCAGTGGCGCGAACTCCTGCGCACAGGACGCCCGGAGGACATCTACACGCGAGGCGTGGAACGCCAGTACCGCGAGGCAAGCGAACGCAGCGCGACGTGA
- a CDS encoding AraC family transcriptional regulator, whose translation MRTFLDCAYGLNMRMDNPANGRVFHHARSDAGSFAVDDVVTPLDLDVAASMDSLLILRLHRGTLASQCAGFDERFAAGDVFVQSLPERPYRSVTHDAALQAVLLRPALLEEAAGNLPNGQPGTWQFTGLRPASPRLAALWKNTVTYIADHLLANDEAAGQELLIGNAARLLASTALAVIPNTALPPSPSRRPSTPTPATVRRAMSFIEAGAHRDIGLADIAAAAHVTPRALQYAFRRHRDTTPLAHLRAVRLANAHRELLAADPSTTTVTAVSARWGFLHPGRFTAQYRATYGHGPTTTLRQ comes from the coding sequence GTGCGCACGTTCCTGGACTGCGCCTACGGGCTCAACATGCGTATGGACAACCCGGCCAACGGGCGCGTTTTCCACCATGCGCGCAGCGACGCCGGCTCGTTCGCGGTCGACGACGTCGTCACGCCTCTGGATCTCGATGTCGCCGCCAGCATGGACTCGTTACTGATCCTCAGGCTGCACCGAGGCACCTTGGCGAGCCAGTGCGCAGGCTTCGACGAACGCTTCGCCGCCGGCGACGTCTTCGTCCAGTCCCTGCCCGAACGGCCCTACCGGTCCGTTACCCACGACGCCGCCTTGCAGGCAGTTCTGCTGCGTCCTGCCCTCCTAGAGGAGGCCGCCGGAAATCTGCCCAACGGGCAGCCCGGCACCTGGCAGTTCACCGGGCTCCGCCCTGCTTCCCCACGCCTGGCCGCGCTCTGGAAGAACACCGTCACCTACATCGCCGACCATCTGCTCGCCAATGACGAGGCTGCGGGCCAAGAGCTCCTCATCGGCAACGCCGCCCGCCTACTGGCTTCCACCGCCCTCGCTGTCATCCCCAACACCGCCCTGCCCCCTTCCCCGTCACGGCGGCCCAGCACTCCCACACCCGCCACCGTGCGCCGGGCGATGTCATTCATCGAGGCCGGCGCCCACCGCGACATCGGGCTCGCCGACATCGCGGCCGCCGCCCACGTCACCCCTCGTGCCCTTCAGTACGCCTTCCGCCGCCACCGGGACACGACACCCCTCGCCCACCTGCGCGCCGTGCGTCTGGCCAACGCGCACCGCGAACTCCTGGCAGCCGACCCCAGCACCACCACGGTGACCGCCGTCTCCGCCCGCTGGGGCTTCCTCCATCCCGGCCGCTTCACCGCCCAGTACCGCGCCACCTACGGACACGGCCCGACAACCACGCTGCGCCAATAG
- a CDS encoding DUF5994 family protein, with product MDGAWWPHSRDLTVELPELVDVLDPLWGRITRVAVNPMLWPVVPRKVTVGQRVVKTGWFTPELDPHTLLLLSYGTRRFDLLVIPPETSAACADRLMVAACAPDGPRLSATDLVAAETARLRGAAVIDRPQISQAPQTSQGSREYAGGATSTHVGPTVAGR from the coding sequence CTGGACGGCGCCTGGTGGCCCCACTCGCGCGACTTGACCGTCGAGCTTCCCGAACTCGTGGACGTACTCGACCCGTTGTGGGGCCGCATCACGCGTGTCGCCGTCAATCCGATGCTCTGGCCAGTCGTCCCGCGCAAGGTGACCGTCGGTCAGCGGGTGGTGAAGACCGGCTGGTTCACCCCCGAACTCGACCCGCACACACTGCTGTTGCTGTCCTACGGGACTCGCCGCTTCGATCTCCTGGTGATTCCGCCCGAGACGAGTGCCGCCTGCGCTGACCGGCTCATGGTCGCCGCCTGCGCCCCGGACGGTCCTCGGCTGAGCGCCACGGATCTCGTGGCGGCGGAAACCGCGCGCCTTCGTGGCGCCGCCGTGATCGACCGGCCGCAGATCTCGCAGGCTCCGCAGACCTCGCAGGGTTCACGGGAGTACGCGGGCGGCGCGACGTCCACGCACGTCGGCCCCACGGTGGCGGGGAGGTGA
- a CDS encoding TetR/AcrR family transcriptional regulator: protein MDEQQRTRRPGGRSARVGAAVHQAVTDLVGERGYGGFTVSEVAARAGVADTTVYRRWGSLEELLTDVTLTRLNARSPMPDTGDLAGDLRTYAAQVAQEITGPDGLAVLRLTVALSGSGPEGFRLRDDFLGERASQMQSMLDRACERGERSLDALDVLDHVMAPMYIRVLFGAGPLTPEYLDGLVDRLLR, encoded by the coding sequence ATGGACGAGCAACAGCGCACCCGGCGGCCCGGCGGACGCAGCGCCCGCGTCGGCGCGGCGGTGCATCAGGCCGTCACCGACCTGGTGGGAGAACGCGGTTACGGCGGATTCACCGTCAGCGAGGTCGCGGCCCGCGCGGGAGTCGCCGACACCACCGTCTACCGCCGCTGGGGCAGCCTCGAAGAGCTGCTCACCGACGTGACGCTGACCCGCCTCAACGCGCGGTCACCGATGCCCGACACCGGGGACCTGGCCGGCGACCTGCGTACCTACGCGGCCCAGGTGGCCCAGGAGATCACCGGCCCCGACGGCCTTGCCGTACTCCGCCTGACCGTCGCCCTGTCCGGCTCGGGACCCGAGGGCTTCCGCCTGCGCGACGACTTCCTCGGCGAACGGGCAAGTCAGATGCAGTCCATGCTCGACCGGGCGTGCGAGCGCGGCGAGCGATCCCTCGACGCATTGGACGTCCTCGACCACGTCATGGCCCCGATGTACATCCGCGTCCTGTTCGGCGCGGGCCCGCTCACCCCGGAGTACCTGGACGGCCTGGTCGACCGGCTGCTGCGCTGA
- a CDS encoding GNAT family N-acetyltransferase, with protein MNPALASVHYRPLTGPEELDLFCRLPYVLDHELADDFDGGRRRPEWTWVALDGDRLLARLAWWTSPGGDVPLQFDFFDVDDTLPRADRDEIGLRLFRAATAAVFPAGAKLPEYSRFVPPDWHDDPAAREVVESRTRVLESTGARLLVERLRLQWTPTSPLPESKGRLVFRPVADREDLLALMTPVMEGTLDTHGQADLASGLSRREAAERHYDEEFAGFKSPHEWWRIAELPDGGGPVGFVVPARNSYHPIIAYLGVLPAHRGNGHIDEILAEGTRVLAAEGVDRIRASTDLDNVPMAKSFARAGYINFERTLNLVWD; from the coding sequence GTGAACCCGGCCCTGGCATCGGTGCATTACAGACCTCTGACCGGCCCCGAGGAGCTCGATCTCTTCTGCCGGCTCCCCTACGTCCTCGACCACGAGCTGGCCGACGACTTCGACGGCGGCCGCCGTCGCCCGGAGTGGACCTGGGTGGCCCTGGACGGCGACCGTCTTCTTGCCCGGCTCGCCTGGTGGACGAGCCCGGGCGGTGATGTCCCGCTGCAGTTCGACTTCTTCGACGTCGACGACACGCTGCCACGGGCGGACCGCGACGAGATCGGCCTGCGGCTGTTCAGGGCGGCGACGGCGGCCGTCTTCCCGGCGGGCGCGAAGCTGCCGGAGTACAGCCGCTTCGTCCCGCCCGACTGGCACGACGACCCCGCGGCCCGCGAGGTGGTCGAGTCCCGCACGCGCGTACTGGAGAGCACGGGCGCACGGCTGCTGGTCGAGCGGCTGCGCCTGCAGTGGACCCCGACGTCCCCGCTCCCGGAGTCCAAGGGGCGTCTCGTCTTCCGCCCGGTGGCCGACCGGGAGGACCTCCTCGCCCTGATGACCCCGGTCATGGAGGGCACCCTCGATACCCACGGCCAGGCGGACCTGGCGTCCGGGCTGAGTCGGCGCGAGGCGGCGGAACGGCATTACGACGAAGAGTTCGCCGGGTTCAAGAGCCCGCACGAATGGTGGCGCATCGCCGAACTCCCCGACGGCGGCGGCCCGGTGGGCTTCGTCGTCCCGGCGCGCAACAGCTACCACCCGATCATCGCGTACCTCGGTGTCCTGCCCGCACACCGCGGCAACGGCCACATCGACGAGATCCTCGCCGAGGGCACCCGCGTCCTGGCCGCCGAGGGCGTCGACCGGATCAGGGCATCGACGGACCTCGACAACGTCCCCATGGCGAAGTCCTTCGCCCGCGCCGGATACATCAACTTCGAACGCACCCTCAACCTGGTCTGGGACTGA
- a CDS encoding TetR family transcriptional regulator, with product MPDQPSSSRGAATYQRIVDVATQEFAEYGIAGARIERIIAAARTNKAQLYGYFGNKEQLFDAIFFASLERITNVVSIDAEDLADWAVRLYDEYLSRPDLIRLATWARLERRPTGHLVADHDHYDDHKLRAIAEAQAAGRIRQGDPFDVMAMVIAMSMAWSPVSNVYAASAEEPASVHDQRRTLLRDCVSRAVAPDRGA from the coding sequence ATGCCCGACCAGCCATCCAGCAGCCGCGGAGCGGCGACGTATCAGCGCATCGTCGACGTCGCCACACAGGAATTCGCCGAGTACGGCATCGCCGGTGCACGCATCGAGCGGATCATCGCCGCCGCGCGCACCAACAAGGCGCAGCTGTATGGCTACTTCGGCAACAAGGAACAGCTCTTCGACGCGATCTTCTTCGCCTCACTGGAACGGATCACCAACGTCGTCTCCATCGACGCCGAGGACCTCGCCGACTGGGCGGTGCGCCTCTACGACGAGTACCTCAGCCGCCCCGATCTGATCCGGCTCGCGACCTGGGCGCGCCTGGAGCGCCGCCCGACCGGGCACCTCGTGGCGGACCACGACCACTACGACGACCACAAACTCCGCGCCATCGCGGAGGCGCAGGCCGCCGGGCGCATCAGGCAGGGGGATCCCTTCGACGTGATGGCCATGGTCATCGCCATGTCCATGGCCTGGTCCCCGGTGAGCAATGTCTACGCAGCCTCCGCCGAGGAGCCGGCGAGCGTGCACGACCAGCGGCGCACCCTGCTCAGGGACTGTGTGAGCCGTGCCGTGGCCCCGGACCGGGGGGCCTGA
- a CDS encoding GbsR/MarR family transcriptional regulator has protein sequence MPPAADNGSAMGDGASAMDDGASAVGTDGPLVEDFGRRIGRAMGWPPIAGRLAGVLMLSPTPMTLSELQETLGASKGSTSEMTRLLIANGTVERVKVPGVRQAGYVWRDDAWSGCLQHQLAQTEQLLELAKSAQDRGVGMPEAQQARLRDMHTYYDFMVRQLRRLLDEYRQLHAG, from the coding sequence GTGCCGCCAGCCGCCGACAACGGCTCAGCCATGGGCGATGGGGCCTCGGCCATGGACGACGGGGCCTCAGCGGTGGGGACGGACGGGCCGCTGGTCGAGGACTTCGGCCGGCGGATCGGTCGCGCGATGGGATGGCCGCCGATAGCCGGACGGCTGGCGGGGGTCCTGATGCTCAGCCCCACCCCCATGACGCTGTCGGAACTCCAGGAGACGCTGGGGGCCAGCAAGGGTTCGACGTCGGAGATGACCCGCCTGCTCATCGCGAACGGCACGGTCGAACGGGTCAAGGTGCCCGGCGTGCGCCAAGCCGGTTACGTATGGCGCGACGACGCGTGGAGCGGCTGCCTCCAGCACCAGCTCGCCCAGACCGAGCAGCTGCTCGAACTCGCAAAGTCCGCGCAGGATCGGGGAGTTGGCATGCCGGAGGCCCAGCAGGCGCGGCTGCGCGACATGCACACCTACTACGACTTCATGGTGCGCCAGCTGCGACGCCTGCTGGACGAATACCGTCAACTGCACGCCGGATAG
- a CDS encoding NAD(P)-dependent alcohol dehydrogenase produces MRSTTGWQADGTTRTLRRAALERRDLRPDDIAVRIEYCGVCHTDLHALEAHGSDANGVLVPGHEFTGVVTEVGGAVADFAPGDPVAVGNIVDSCGKCRMCQAGQENFCREFPTLTYGGADRQDGSTTLGGYSREYVVSHRFAYRLPAGLDAAATAPLLCAGVTVWEPLQVLGVGPGSTVAVAGLGGLGHLAVKMAAALGATTSVISRTPDKAEEARALGAQGFVVSTDPKQMEAVRDRFDVVIDTISAPHDLAPYLRVTAMDGTLSHLGHLGPVTVDTLDLLIGRKKLSSAGSGGRPSTAAMLRFCAEHGITADIELLPSSQVNTALERLERNDVRYRFVLDMSDLD; encoded by the coding sequence ATGCGTTCCACGACCGGGTGGCAGGCGGACGGCACGACGCGGACTCTGCGCCGTGCAGCACTGGAGCGCCGGGACCTGCGCCCGGACGACATCGCGGTGCGCATCGAGTACTGCGGTGTCTGCCATACGGACCTGCACGCGCTGGAGGCACACGGGAGCGATGCGAACGGCGTGCTCGTGCCCGGGCATGAGTTCACGGGCGTGGTGACCGAGGTCGGTGGCGCGGTCGCCGACTTCGCTCCGGGCGACCCCGTGGCCGTCGGCAACATCGTCGACTCGTGCGGAAAGTGCCGCATGTGCCAGGCGGGACAGGAGAACTTCTGTCGTGAGTTCCCGACACTGACCTATGGCGGAGCCGACCGGCAGGACGGCTCGACCACGTTGGGCGGGTACTCACGGGAGTACGTCGTGAGCCATCGCTTCGCCTACCGCCTGCCCGCGGGGCTCGACGCGGCCGCCACGGCTCCACTGCTCTGCGCGGGAGTCACCGTCTGGGAACCGTTGCAGGTGCTCGGCGTGGGACCTGGAAGTACCGTCGCCGTGGCCGGACTTGGCGGCCTGGGACACCTCGCGGTCAAGATGGCGGCCGCGCTCGGGGCCACGACCTCCGTCATCAGCCGGACCCCGGACAAGGCCGAGGAGGCGCGCGCCCTGGGGGCGCAGGGGTTCGTGGTGTCCACCGACCCGAAGCAGATGGAAGCGGTCCGCGACCGGTTCGATGTCGTCATCGACACCATCTCGGCGCCACACGACCTGGCTCCGTACCTGCGTGTGACCGCCATGGACGGCACGCTCAGCCACCTCGGACACCTCGGGCCTGTCACCGTGGACACCCTGGACCTGCTCATCGGCCGCAAGAAGCTCAGCTCCGCCGGCAGCGGTGGCCGCCCGTCCACCGCGGCCATGCTGCGCTTCTGCGCCGAACACGGCATCACCGCCGACATCGAGCTGCTGCCGTCGTCCCAGGTGAACACGGCTCTCGAACGCCTGGAACGGAACGACGTCCGCTACCGGTTCGTGCTCGACATGTCCGACCTCGACTGA
- a CDS encoding MFS transporter: protein MLVVTCLGQFMVLLDNTIVGAALPDMQHRLGAELTGLQWIVDAYVLLVAMLLLSGGVFADRFGRKRVYLSGVAVFTAASVLCSVAPSVGWLVAGRVLQGIGAAALSPASLALLVAAHPAPKERVRAIGLWAGLSGIGLAAGPVAGGVLTQAFGWPAIFLVNVPIGVVLLVAGRRVLKESRTPEPGALDIPGTILSVLGVGTLSYALIEGGSRGWTSPVILGGFAAAAVLLGAFVAVERRHPAPMLPLGLFRQRLFTVSNSAMIVVGFALMGSYFFFSQFFVYVQGSSILMAGLQTLPATLAMVVVSPFAGRLAARYGYRSVVTGGLALAGLGLVALGWVHADTGYANVWWRLAMVGIGFALTMSPLTGAAIQAVDPQEGGLASGVSSTTRQIGAVLGVAVLGAVVRAFQSGGASFEAGLEGAFVVAGAVTLAAAVCTGLWLVSSRPTPEPAPVLAPELAPEPAPVSQQRPDLSAR from the coding sequence ATGCTCGTGGTGACCTGTCTGGGGCAGTTCATGGTGCTGCTCGACAACACGATCGTCGGCGCGGCACTGCCCGACATGCAGCACCGCCTGGGTGCCGAACTGACCGGCCTGCAATGGATCGTCGACGCCTACGTCCTGCTGGTCGCCATGCTGTTGCTGTCCGGCGGAGTCTTCGCCGACCGCTTCGGCCGCAAGCGCGTGTACCTGAGCGGTGTCGCGGTGTTCACCGCGGCGTCCGTGCTGTGCAGCGTCGCGCCCTCGGTCGGCTGGCTGGTGGCCGGGCGGGTGCTGCAAGGGATCGGGGCCGCGGCGCTGAGCCCCGCCTCGCTCGCACTCCTGGTGGCCGCGCACCCCGCCCCGAAGGAGCGGGTCAGGGCGATCGGGCTGTGGGCAGGGCTCAGTGGCATCGGCCTGGCCGCCGGGCCCGTGGCCGGAGGCGTCCTTACGCAGGCGTTCGGCTGGCCTGCGATCTTCCTGGTCAACGTGCCCATCGGCGTGGTCCTGCTGGTGGCCGGCCGGCGCGTCCTGAAGGAGTCCCGCACCCCGGAGCCCGGCGCCCTCGACATCCCGGGCACGATCCTGTCCGTCCTCGGGGTCGGCACGCTGTCCTACGCCCTGATCGAAGGCGGCTCGCGCGGCTGGACCTCACCGGTGATCCTCGGTGGCTTCGCCGCGGCGGCCGTCCTCCTGGGCGCGTTCGTGGCCGTGGAACGGCGGCACCCCGCACCGATGCTGCCGCTGGGCCTGTTCCGTCAGCGGCTGTTCACCGTCTCCAACTCCGCGATGATCGTGGTGGGGTTCGCGCTCATGGGCTCGTACTTCTTCTTCTCGCAGTTCTTCGTGTATGTCCAGGGCAGCTCGATCCTGATGGCCGGACTGCAGACCCTGCCCGCCACGCTCGCCATGGTCGTCGTCAGCCCCTTCGCGGGCCGCCTCGCCGCCAGGTACGGCTACCGGTCCGTCGTCACCGGCGGCCTGGCGCTGGCCGGTCTCGGGCTCGTCGCGCTGGGCTGGGTGCACGCCGACACCGGTTACGCGAACGTGTGGTGGCGGCTCGCCATGGTCGGCATCGGCTTCGCCCTGACCATGTCCCCGCTGACCGGCGCCGCCATCCAGGCGGTCGACCCGCAGGAAGGCGGCCTCGCCTCGGGCGTCAGCAGCACCACGCGGCAGATCGGCGCGGTGCTCGGTGTGGCGGTGCTCGGGGCCGTGGTACGCGCCTTTCAGTCCGGTGGGGCCTCCTTCGAGGCGGGTCTCGAAGGCGCCTTCGTCGTGGCCGGAGCCGTCACCCTGGCCGCCGCGGTGTGCACCGGCCTGTGGCTGGTGAGCTCCCGGCCGACGCCTGAGCCCGCGCCCGTACTCGCGCCCGAGCTCGCGCCCGAGCCCGCTCCTGTGTCGCAGCAGCGCCCCGACCTCAGCGCGCGGTGA
- a CDS encoding MFS transporter produces the protein MTEQISAADTPTAPEPSRTGIVRIAMASGVGTSLEFYDFAIYGTATTLVLTDTFFQTDDAWFGTFLGLATFAIGFLMAPLGAAGFGRLGDRYGRRFALLLTFIGMGAATVLMGVLPTYAQIGVAAPLLLVVLRMAHGLFRGGETGGAAALAIEHAPDEKRARYGVFVALGSPFGTILANLAFAAVLFLPDSSVESWGWRLPFLAGGIAIVIGIWIRRGVAESPVFQQMVREEGETLKDRRPVADVFRSNWRRVLLAAGVNIGLNSCTFALVTFMMSYATSAAPDGLGLPRQEVVNASTLGLLVHAASNVLGAWASDRFGRRPVMFTGALASLVAALVIFPIAGMGSIGALTAALMLGFATTGLLFGPMYTFFTELFPRDQRQSGMGIAFHLGAVLGGGISPLVANRIIAATGNAMNVGYYLAGTCVLSLVCLTALPETAPRALRRLHPNQTATAPPAKAPDAADVP, from the coding sequence ATGACCGAGCAGATATCGGCGGCGGACACACCGACCGCGCCGGAGCCGTCCCGCACCGGCATCGTCCGCATCGCCATGGCCAGTGGCGTGGGCACCTCCCTGGAGTTCTACGACTTCGCCATCTACGGGACGGCGACCACGCTCGTCCTCACCGACACCTTCTTCCAGACCGACGACGCCTGGTTCGGCACCTTCCTCGGGCTCGCGACCTTCGCGATCGGCTTCCTGATGGCCCCGCTCGGCGCGGCCGGGTTCGGCCGGCTCGGCGACCGGTACGGGCGGCGTTTCGCGCTTCTGCTCACCTTCATCGGCATGGGCGCGGCGACCGTCCTGATGGGTGTGCTGCCGACCTACGCCCAGATCGGTGTCGCGGCGCCTCTGCTCCTGGTCGTACTTCGGATGGCACACGGCCTGTTCCGCGGCGGCGAGACCGGCGGCGCTGCCGCCCTGGCCATCGAGCACGCCCCCGATGAGAAGCGGGCCAGGTACGGCGTGTTCGTCGCGCTCGGCTCGCCGTTCGGGACGATCCTCGCCAACCTGGCGTTCGCCGCCGTGCTCTTCCTCCCGGACTCCAGCGTCGAGTCATGGGGCTGGCGGCTGCCCTTCCTCGCCGGTGGCATCGCCATCGTCATCGGCATCTGGATCCGCCGGGGTGTGGCGGAGAGCCCGGTCTTCCAGCAAATGGTGCGCGAGGAGGGCGAGACACTCAAGGACCGGCGACCGGTGGCCGACGTCTTCCGCTCCAACTGGCGGCGCGTACTGCTGGCCGCGGGCGTGAACATCGGCCTGAACTCCTGCACGTTCGCGCTGGTCACCTTCATGATGTCCTACGCGACATCGGCCGCACCGGACGGTCTCGGGCTGCCCCGGCAGGAAGTGGTCAACGCCAGCACCCTCGGCCTGCTGGTCCACGCGGCCAGCAACGTCCTCGGGGCCTGGGCATCGGACCGGTTCGGCCGGCGACCGGTCATGTTCACCGGAGCGCTCGCGTCGCTGGTCGCGGCGCTGGTCATCTTCCCCATCGCCGGAATGGGCTCCATCGGCGCCCTCACCGCCGCGCTGATGCTCGGCTTCGCGACGACCGGGCTGCTCTTCGGCCCGATGTACACCTTCTTCACCGAGCTCTTCCCCCGTGACCAGCGGCAGTCCGGGATGGGCATCGCCTTCCACCTCGGGGCGGTCCTCGGCGGCGGCATCTCCCCGCTGGTCGCGAACCGGATCATCGCCGCGACCGGAAACGCGATGAACGTCGGCTACTACCTCGCCGGCACCTGCGTCCTCTCCCTGGTGTGTCTGACGGCCCTCCCGGAGACGGCGCCCCGGGCGCTGCGCCGCCTCCACCCGAACCAGACCGCCACCGCGCCACCCGCCAAGGCGCCGGACGCGGCCGACGTCCCGTGA